The Sinorhizobium fredii genome contains the following window.
TCACCGCATCTCTCTGATATCCCGCAGCGCATGGTGCTGATGGGGGTCGCCGGCTGTGGCAAGTCCTCGGTCGGCGCCGCACTCGCCACGCGCCTCGGCGCCGTCTATTTCGACGGCGACGACCTGCATCCGGCGGCAAACATCGCCAAGATGAGCCAGGGCATCCCGCTTCAGGACGAGGACCGCTGGCCATGGCTGACCCGTGTCGGCGAGGCGCTTGCCGCCGGAACGGGCCCCACGATCATCGGCTGTTCGGCGCTGAAGCGCGCCTACCGGCAACATATTGAAAATACAGCCGGCGGGCCGGTCACCTTCATCCATCTCGCCGGAACGGTCGAGGTGATCGAGAGGCGGATGAAGGAGCGGCAGGGCCATTTCATGCCAGCGGCGCTGCTTGCCAGCCAGTTCGCGGCGCTCGAGCCGCCAGGACCGGACGAAAATGCCATCAGCGTCGATATCGACCAGCCGCTCGAGGCGGTCGTCGAGGCGATCGCTGCCCAACTGGGAGGACTGCGAGAATGACGAACAGGGTTGCGTTGATCGGTGCCGGAGCCATGGGCGGCGCCATCGGGACGAGGCTCGTCGAAACCAGCAATCAGTTGACGGTCTTCGACCTCGACCGGGCCAAAGTCCAGGAACTGGTCGACAAGGGGGCACGAGCGGCGGCGAGCGCGGCGGAAGCGGCGGCGGCATCCGATACGGTCATCCTCAGCCTCAACTCGGCGAAGATCGTCCATATCGCCGTCTTCGGCGAGACCGGCGTCGCCAAGGGCGCCAAAGCCGGAACCCTCATCATCGACATGTCCTCGATCGATCCGGAAGCCACCAAGGCGCTGGCGGCGGAAGCCGCCGAACACGGCTTGCGCTGGGTCGACAGCCCCCTTTCCGGCGGCGCGCCGAAGGCGCTCGTCGGGCAGCTGACGCTGATGGCCGGCGGCAGGGAGGAGGACGTGGCGGACGCCCATCAGGTGCTGAAGCACGTCGCCTCCAACTATACCCATATGGGGCCGTCCGGAGCCGGTCAGACCACCAAGCTGATCAACCAGGTCCTTTGCGGCCTGAATTTCCTCGCCGTCGCCGAGGCGACGCAACTGGCGCTCGACGCGGGCGTCGACGCGGCGAAGATCCCGCAGGCGCTGAAGGGCGGGAGGGCCGATAGCGCCATCCTGCAGGAATACATGCCGCGCTTCGTCGCCAGGGATTACCGGCGCACCGGCCGGATCGACAACATGGTCAAGGATCTGAACGGCGCGCAGGACCTCGCCCGCCGCACCAACACGGCCATGCCGCTCACCGCAACCTGCGCGGAAGTGCACCGGATGCTGACGGCGGCCGGCCTCGGCGGCGAGGACCAGGCTGCGCTGATGGAATATTTCAGGGGACCCAACAAGGAGATTGTCGAATGATCACCCGCTACGCGCTGTTCGAGGGAAAGGTGAAGGAGGGCGAGACCGATGCCTTCCGGGCCGCGGTGCTGGAAAACATCCTGCCGAAGTGGAAGGCCTTCCCGGGTGCGCTCGACGTGCGCGTCACCTTCGCCGAGGCGCGCGACGAAGGGGCGCCGGAGATCCCGATGATCCTGGCGATCAATTATCCGGATCTCGCAACGGTCGAGAAGGCGCTGGCGAGCCCGGCGCGGGCGGCGGCGAGAGCCGCGACCGAAGAGGTGCTGGCGCGCTTCTTCGAAGGCCGCATCCACCACCACGTCACCCAGGCGAACGAATACCGCCTTTGAGCGACCCGCGAGCGGCACCCGCCACGTGCCGCTCCGTGCTGGCCTTCCCAGTTGCAGCCTTGATCTCCGGACGCACCAATCAAGGCCAGAAAATGACGACGGCCGCTGCGCATTATGCTTGAGAGGAAGGTGTGTGCGCAGCGGTCCAGACGTCATTTCACAGTGACGACGACCTTCCCCTTCGCACGACCCGTGTCGACATAGTCCAGTGCCTCGTTGGTTCTCTCGAACGGGAAGACCCGGTCCAGCACGGGACGTATGACACCCGCCTCGATCAGGGAAGTGATCTTTCCGAGCTGCCCGCCGTTCGCTGTCATGAAGAGAAACGAATAGCTGATCCTCCGGCGCTTCGATTGTCTCCTGATGCCAAAGCTCAGCAGGCGCATGACCAGTTGAAGCAGCCAGCCAGAGCCGTTCTGCGTCGCGAAATCCGGATCGGGTGGACCGGAAATCGAGATCAGCTTCCCGCCCGGCTTCAGCACGCGGAGGGATTTTTCCAGCGTCTCCTTCTCGAGGCTGTTCAGCACGACGTCGTAGCCCTGCAGCACTCTCTCGAAGTCGTCGTTCTTGTAATCGATCACGACGTCTGCGCCGAGACTTTTCACAAGGGCGATATTTGCTGTGCTCGCGGTGGTGGCGACATATGCTCCGAGATGCTTGGCAAGCTGGATCGCGATCGTCCCCACGCCACCCGAGCCGGCAAGGATCAGGACCTTGTGTCCCTTCTGCACGTTGGCCCGCTCGACCAGCGCCTGCCATGCTGTCAGCGCGACAAGCGGAATGGACGCGGCCTCTTCCATGGTCAAATTGTTCGGCTTCATTGCTACATCGGCCTCGTCGATGGCGATATACTCTGCGAATGTCCCGATGCGATCCTGGGCCGGACGTGCATAGACCGCGTCACCGGCCTTGAATTGCCGGACCTTGGCTCCGACCCGGACTACGATGCCCGCTACATCGTTGCCCAACGCGAGTGGAAGGCGGTAGGGCAGGATGAGCTTGAACTCTCCGTCCCTAATCTTGTTGTCCAAGGGGTTCACGCCGGCGGCATGAATCTCGACCATGACGTCGTTGTCACGCAACTCCGGCTCGGGACCTTCACCGAACCGCAGTGCGCCGCCTTTCGTGTAGCGATCGATGAGGAATGATTTCATCAGTCTAACTTTCGTTTCTTTAGGTGAGCCGGCAGCGCCAGCAGTTGAAAGCTCAATCGGGAAGTCTGTTGAACTTCCGAAGGCTCTTGTCGACGAAGGACTCGGGCAGGAAGCGGCGCATGAAGCGGACCTGTCCTGCCGCTTTTCCGGCGGTGTAGCGTCGTTTGGGCGATGCCGCATTAGCGGCCTTTACGACGGCTCTAGCTACCACCTCGGGTTCATCGCCCTTCGCGACGATCTCGCGCATCAGCCTCTCCGCGCCAGCGCGAGCCTTATCATAGACGGCAAGTGGCCGGTCCGGTCGCGTGATGTTCTCTTCGAAGGACGTGCGGGTCACGCCGGGCTCGACCAGCACGACGCGGATTCCCTGCGTTCGCACTTCGTGGTCGAGAGACTCCGTATAGCCTTCGATGGCGTGCTTAGTCGATGCGTAGAGTGCGTTATAGGGGGCGGGGATCAGGCCGAGTATGGAACTGAGATTGACGATTCGGCCACTGCGCTGCCGCCTCATCAGGGGCAAGACCGCGTTCGTCATGCGCATGGTCCCGAATACATTCACGTCGAATACGGCCTTCGCCTGTGTCGTCGTGGATTCCTCGGCACCGCCAAGTAGCCCAATCCCGGCATTGTTGACGAGAAGATCGATCCGCCCAGCGCGGTTCAGAACCTCGTCGACGACCCGCTCTACGGATGCATCGTCGGTCACGTCGCAAACCAGCATCGTAATGCCATCGGAGGTACCGGGCATCGGCTTTCGGCTGGTCCCGAAGACATGGTAGCCATCGCGCCGCAGCGCCTGTGCCGTCACCAGCCCGATGCCGGAGGAAGCACCTGTAACCAGGGCGATGCCGCGTTCTGTCTTCATCGGTGTCCGCTTTCATTTTGTCATGGAAGATCGATGTGCGATCAGTTACTATCAAATTCGTATCAAGTCACTACTAAAAAGATATCGACATGAAGAATTTTTCGGACCAACCTTGTCTGATCGCTCGCAGCCTGGCGCTTGTGGGGGATGCATGGAGCATGCTGATCATGCGCGATGCCCATGCCGGGCTGACCCGCTTCGATGACTTCCGCAAGAGCCTCGGCATCGCACCGACGATGCTAACGGGGCGGCTTTCGGCACTGACCGACGAGGGGCTGTTGGAGAAACGCCGCTATTCCGATCGTCCGCCACGGGACGAATATGTGCTGACGGAAGCCGGCCGCGACTTTTTGCCCGTTCTGTTTGCGATCGGCGCCTGGGGACGCAAGCACCGCGGCGGGGGTGACGTGACTCGTTTCTTCGACGCCGAGACGGGCACGGAGATCGATCCCATTACGATAGACCGCGCGACCGGAGCTCCGGTCGGAACACGTCCCATTCGCATCGCCGCACCCAAATGAGCCGCACCGCAGCAGATGATGCGCCGACCGACAACGCCTATTGAAGGCGCGCTTCCGGCGCAAAGTTGCCCCTGACGCGCCGTTGTCGAGCTGGCGGCTGCGGGCGAATTAATGCCAAACTGATTGGTCCTGAACCTAGAGCGTGATGCGACAGAATATGGCATGCACGAGAGGCTTGCATTCCGTCGAAAATCCGGGTGTAGTTGGATTGGTAACGATAACATGGATGTCGATGCACAATATCCGCAAGCCCCCGACGATGGCCGACGTGGCCCGGCGAACCGGCGTTTCGCCGATGACCGTTTCGCGCGCCTTCAAGCGTGACAGTTCCGTCAGCCAGGAGACCCGCGAGGCGGTGCTGCGCGCCGCGGAGGAGCTCGGCTATGTGTTCGACAGCACGGCTTCCAATCTGCGTTCGCAGCGCACCGATTTCATCGCGGTGACGATCCCGTCGATCAACAACGCCAACTTCGCCGACACGGTGCGGGCGCTTTCCGACGGGGTCTCGGAAAGAGGCCTGCAGATCCTGCTCGGCTACACCAATTACGACGTCAGTGAGGAAGAGCGGCTGATCGAGCAGCTGCTGCGGCGCAAGCCCGAAGCGATCGTGGTGACCGGCGGAAAGCATACGCCGCGGGCCCGCAAGCTTCTCTCCAATGCCGGCATCCCGGTGATCGAGACCTGGGACCTGCCCGAGGAACCGATCGGCCATGTCGTCGGCTTCTCAAACGCGCTTGCCGTCCGCGAAATGGTCGATCATTTCGTCAGCGTCGGCTATCGGAAGATCGCCTTTATCGGCGGCGACGCCGACCGAGACACGCGTGGCACCGATCGCCGCGCAGGCTTCATCGCTGCCATGAAGGATCACGGGCTCGAGGCGCCGCGCCTGATTGCCGCCGGCCCGCCGCCGATCTCCATGCGCGAAGGCGCGAACGCCATGGGGCAATTGCTCGAGCGCTTTCCGGATACCGAGGCGGTAATCTGCGTCTCCGATCTTTCCGCCTTCGGGGCGCTCACCGAATGCCAGCGTCGCGGCATCGCCGTGCCTGACAAGGTCGCAATCGGCGGATTCGGTGACTACGAGATCGGCGCAATCTCCGTGCCGAGCCTCACCACGATCAACGCCTTTGCCAGCGAGATCGGCGCCAAGACGGCTGAGCTGATCCTGGATGTGCTCGACGGCAAGCTCGACCGGCCGGGCCGGGTGACGATCCGCCCCGACCTGATCCTGCGCCAGACCAGCCGGTAGCGCACAATCCTACAGCGCCGTGCGCCTTATCCGACGCACAAAAGACGCTGTAGCACTTTGGATTGCTGGATGTGTCCTCAAATGGCGTACGATTTAAGGGCACATGCAGTCGTCAGGACCTAAAGGCACAAGCGCTCAAGCATGCCATATTCCACGATCTCGATGCCGCGGGCACCGTGTAATTTAATAATGCCCTTGTTCTTCAATTTTGTAAGCGAACGCGAAACGGTCTCGATCGTCAACCCGAGGTAATCGGCGATGTCGACACGCGGCATGAACAATTCGAATCGATGCGAAGGACCGGAACGCTGCGACATCTCGAGCAAGAAGGCGGCGACCCTTTCGACTGCACTTTGGCGGCCGATGACGAGTTGGTGTTCCTGGGAAGATAGGAAATTCTCCAGCACCGCGGGCAAAAGCCCCTGCCAAACATGCGGATTTTTCTGGAGATTGATGCTCTTTACACCGGTGCTGCCGATCGCTTCGGCGGTGGAACGGTGCCGGCACTCGTTCTGCAGGCCAAACCAGCTCCCCCCGAAATAGAATGCAAGAATCTGTCGCCGGCCGTTCGCAAGTACACGGTACACGCGGACGGCCCCATATTCGACCCGATAGGCTTGGCCGGCAGTCTCCCCGGAAGAGTAAATGCTCTCTCCGTCCAGGAAACTGCTTAGCGGCCGCGATTCCACTTCGCCCTGATCACGAAGCCTTACGGCGACGCCACTTATTTGCCGCCCCGACGGCGCCAATACCGGACTATGCATTGTTCCACTCCCAACAATGTGCCCCTGCGCAGGACGACCTCTGCGAACGGCGAATCTTACTTGTGCTCCGCGAGCGCTGAACCACTGGACACACTGTCCCGGCTTCGGCTCTGACATCGAGGCCAAGGGCCGACCCGGAACTTAGATGAGACCCTTCGCCAGCCCGAGCGCTTGCTCGATCTCTGCCGCCAGGCTCTCTACCAGGCTCTTGAACTCCGCACGGCGTTCCTCACGAACATGGAAAGGAAGCTGATCGGTGTGAGCAAGCGCGCTTTCAGCAGCTGCGAAGTCCTCGCACATTCCTCTGAAGCTCTCGTCACGGATCGACAACTCCCTGATCTGCAGCGAGCGCGCCGGAAATCGGCGCAGTGCCGCTGCCAGGCCGTGTTGGTCGTCGCCTTCCGCCGATCGCCTGATCATTTCGCTCCACCCCTCGAGTCCGAAATGAAATACAACTTTAATTTATCCTCTCAGTATATTGCGCTTTGCCCGGGTAAGGACGTAGAATACAGGAGCTTACAGCGCCGCCGACACAATCATACGTTGTGAGCGACTTGGGGGGGCGGACATGGTAATCGCGGGCCACGGTCGCGTCCGGGTCGAACCGAGTACTGCTCTACCCACTGACGCGGAAATTCGTGCACAGCTCGATCGAATTCGGCTCAGCGCCGAGTTCGATGCACCGGATCGCGCTCGAAAATTCCTTGCCTATGTCGTCGAGGAAACGGTTGCAGGCCGTTCCGACCGCATTAAGGCCTATTCGATAGCAACCGAAGTCTTTGGCCGAGACTCCTCCTTCGACGCTCAGACGGACCCGGCCGTCCGCATCGAAGCTGGCCGTATACGGCGCGCGCTCGAACGCTATTATCTGGTCGCAGGCCGCGACGATTCCATCGTTATCAAGATACCGAAGGGCGCCTATGTGCCGACATTCGAAAGGCACGTCGACGCGCATACCGAAACCTCTCTTCGCTCTTCTGCGTTTGCCGGACCGATTTCTTCAATAGAGCCCTCCCGGCAGCCATGGATCCGGGTCGGGATAGCAGCCATCGCCTTTGCCCTCGGCGGTCTTGCGGCATATGCCCTGCTTCAACCCGGCACTACTACAGGAAATGGCTCGAATACGGCCCGTGTCAGGCCGAACATCCCGACATTGGTCGTTCTGCCATTTGAGGATCTCTCCGCGACGCCGCAATCGGCAATGATCACGCGGGGTCTCGCCGACGAGGTCGTCGACAAGATCGCCCGGTTCAAGGAGATCGTCGTCGTCACTCGTGATAATCCGGATCACCTGCGACAAGCGACCGATGGTCCAGCTTATGCGCTGGAGGGGCGGGTCCGGCTCGATGGCGACAGGCTGCGGCTGGGGATCAGACTCATGAAGCGTTCCGACGCGTCGGTGGTGTGGGCCAACAATTACGACGAAAGCCTCGAGACGCATAAGATCATCGACCTGCAGGAGAAAGCCGCCGCTGCTGTGGCGACCGCAGTGGCACAACCATATGGCGTCGTCTTCCAGGCAAACGCCACGCAGTTCACCCAGTTCGTTCCGGACGACTGGAAAGCCTATGCATGCACGCTCGCCTATTACGGCTATCGCAGCGATCTGAACCCGCAAACGCATGCCTCGGTTCAAGAATGCCTGGAGCTGGCGACCCGGGAATTCCCCAACTACGCTACGGCCTGGGCGCTTTTGTCGATGACCTACATCGACGAGCTCCGGTTCCGCTATCGTCTCGATCGGACGTCGCCGGTCTCGCTGGAGCGGGCGATCGAGGCAGCGGTGCGCGCCGTGGAACTCGATCCGCAGGACGTGCGCGCCCTGCAGGCGCAGATGCTCACCCTCTACTTCCGGGGCGAATTCGATGCTGCCCTGGCCGTCGGAGCTCGCGCCTTTGCCATCAATCCCAACGACACCGAGCTTGCCGGCGAGTACGGTTTTCGGCTCGCCCTGTCGGGCCAATGGCGGGTCGGCTGCGCGTACCTGTCGCAAACAGTCACGAGAAATCCCGGCCCGGTCGGATATTTCGAGGCAGCCCTGGCAGTCTGCTCCTATATCGAGGGCGATTACGCGGACGCGGAGCGCTGGGCACGCTTGGCCGACCTTCGTGCCAATCCGATTTATCGGGTCATCTTGCTTGCAATTCTTGGGAAACTCGGCAAGACGGACCAGGCACACGAAGAACGAAAATGGCTCGAAGCAAACGTTCCGGGCTTCCTCGACAATATCCGAAAGGAGGTCGCCTTGCGGATTCGTCGCCCGGAGGACCAGCAGCACTTCATCGAAGGCTTGCGCGAGGCCGGCGTGTCAGTTCCGAGTAACTGACGAAAGCCGTGAAGACTCGGGCAGAGGCTTTCCTGCCGCTGAATCCGGATGCATCCACATCATCACCAGGTCGTAGAACACACTGAGAATGATCGGCCCAAGGAAGAGGCCGATCAGCCCGTAAGAGAGTGTGCCACCGAGCACCCCGAGTAGAATGACAAGCGTTGGGGTCGACAGTCCGCGCGCCACCAGGATCGGCTTCATGACGTTGTCGATGATGAGAAGCGGCATCAGCAAGAGTGTGAGCAGGATGGCCCGGCCGAAATCCATCTCCAGCCAGGCCCAGGTCATTACCGGCAGCAAGACCAGTGCGGGCCCGATTTGAACGATACAGAGGATGAGGACGACGAAGGCTATTGCGCCGGGTGCCGGAACATCGAACAGACTCAGCACCAAGGCGCAGAGAAAGGCCTGTAGCAGCGCAACGCCGATGACGCCGCGGGCGACGTTGCGGATCGTCGCCGCCGCCAGGCGCACGAAGCCGATGCCCCTGTCGCCACCCATCCTGCTGGCGAAACCCTCCGCCATTTCGGCAAGACGCTCTCCGGACCGGAAAAGAAGGCCGGCGACAAGCACTGAAATCACGAAGCCGAGCAAGTCCACGCCCAGGCTGGCGATCTTACCGAGAACTTTGCTCCCCGCGTGCAGCAGCGACGGCTCGAACTGTCTCAAAACGGTTTCGAGGTTGCCGGCCGTCATGCTCCAGGCAGCATGGATGCGCTCGCCGACGAGCGGCCAGTTGCGGACACTCTCGGGTGGTACTGGCAGTTGCAACGCACCATCGTCGAGCCTTGCGAGCAGCGCCTGGACTCCTTCCGCAAAGCTGAGGGCAATGGCCGCGAGCGGACCGACGATGATGACCAGACAGACCATCGTGATCAGGCCCGCCGCCAGCCGCGGCCAGTCACCGAGCATGGCCGAAATGGCGGAGTAGGCCGGATACAGTGCCACGCACAGGATCGCCGCCCAGACGAGAATAACCGCGAACGGCGCGATCAACGTTAGGGACCAATAGGCGAACAGCCCGATGATGCCGATCCTGGCGATCTCCGTGATCTTAGCCTCGACGGATGATCGTCCGACCATGTCGTCGCTGACCGGATTCACTCGGGATGGATCGACATCCATTTTCGTTTCTCACGGCTCCAACGCACTCCGGGAGATGCTACGCCGACTAGGGCGCCATGGCAGTAACATACCGTAGCATACGCCATTCGACGTTCCCCATCCGAGTCTCTGCTCTTACAGATAGCAATGAGAAGAGCCGGCTCCGCATCGATGCTGATGGAGAAGGCTGGCCACGGGGGAATATTGACTGCGATCAATGCCCAGCGGGCACATCTCGCGTATCATTATGCTTGAATAATCAAGGCCATCCGTCCCGAGCTTTCTCTATTCGTATTCGAGCGTACCGCTTTCGCGCAGCAACCGAATACATGGCCTTTCTTCAGGAGGAGCGCATAGATGGAAGAATCTTTGCATCCGGCCGCGGCTGACCATTTGCCGCCTTTCATCACCGCGCCGGGGCAGACCGACGTCCTCTTCAACGTGATGGCCGTCTTCGTCCTGCTGATGATCTTCCTTGTCGGCATTCTGTACCTCCGCCTGCACGCGCTTCCGGAGCACATGGCGCATGGTGCCAGCAAAGCGCAGTTGCAGATCGTCGGCGCCTTGGGCCTGATCGCGCTCTTCACCCACAATCATCTCTTCTGGATCGCGGCCCTGCTGCTCGCCATGATCGAGTTCCCGGATTTCTCGTCCCCGGTCAGATCGATGGCCCGTTCGCTGGCGAGGATTGCCCGTCGCGACGGGGAACTGGAAGAGGCGGAGGCAAGCCAACCCTATTCCGAGGCGGCGCCGATCGAACCCCGACCGAACAACCCGCCATCGGAGCCGCCGCAATGGGTGCCGCTCGAAATCAAGCCAGCCACGGCCGACGAAAAGGCGGAGCGGAGGGGCTGAACCATGCTCGAATTCCTGATCTGTTCGCTGCTCACCATCTTTCCGGACTTCCTGTTTCGCCGCTATGTCCAGGGCAAGCGCATCGGCCGGGAGATCAATCTTTACTCGATGTGGTTCGAGCTGCGTTACGGCATTACCGCCTGCGTGATCCTGACCGTCTCGCTGATCACGATGATCTTTTACTTCCATCCTTCGACCACCAACGTCACCGCGGTGTTCCGCACCGTTACGATCCTACCCGAATCCAACGGCCGCGTGGCGGAGGTGTTTGTCGGCACCAACGAGAAGGTGGCGTCCGGCGCGCCGCTCTTCCGCCTCGACAACAAGGAGCAGCAGGCAGCGCTCGAGACCGCACGCCGCCGCGTTGCGGAAATCGACGCCGAGATGACCGTGGCGCAGAGCGAACTTGCCTCGGCCGATGGCCTGATCGCTCAAGCCGAGGGCGCCTATCTCCAGGCGCTAAACGAACTCGAGACGCAGGTCGAACTGAACACGCGCAATCCCAATATTGTTGCTAGGCGGGAAATCGAGCGGCTGCAGGTCGCCGCGGATGGCCGCAAGGGCGGGCTTGCCGCCGCTGTCTCGAACAAGCAGACGCTGGAGACGAAGATCGCCTCGCTTCTGCCGGCGCAGAAGGCGAGCGCGGAAGCGGCACTTGCCCAGGCTCAGGTGGAACTGGACAAGACGACTGTACGTGCCGGCGTAGCCGGCACCGTGCAGCAATTTACGCTCAGGCCCGGCGACATCGTCAATCCGATGATCCGCTCGGCCGGTATCCTCGTGCCGGAGGACCGGCGCATTGGGCTAATCGCCGGCTTCGGTCAGATCGAGGCGCAGGTGATGAAAGCCGGGATGATCGCCGAGGCGACCTGCGTCGGCAAGCCGTTCACCATCATTCCGATGGTGGTCACCGAGGTTCAGGACGTCATCGCCGCCGGACAGTATCGGCCGACGGACCAGCTCGTCGACGTACAGCAGCTGGCGCGCCCCGGCACCCTGACCACCTATCTGGAGCCGCTTTATCGGGGCCAGCTTGCCGGAATCCCGCCGGGCAGCAGCTGCATCGCGAACGCCTACACCAGCAATCACGACGAATTGCATGCGCCGGGGATCAGCACGACGCGCTGGCTGTATTTGCATATCGTTGACGCGGTGGGGCTTGTGCACGCGGCCATCCTCCGCCTGCAGGCGCTGCTCTTGCCCGTCCAGACGCTGGTCCTGACGGGACATTGATGCGGAGGTGACGGGGATGCAACTCACCCTCCCTCGCCTGCCACTCATTGCCAACCTTGCTGGCTATCAGGCGAACTGGCTGCGCAGCGACCTCTCGGCCGGATTGGCGATCGCAGCGGTCGGCCTGCCGAGCGCCATCGCCTATCCGGCCATCGCCGGCCTGCCGCCGGAGACCGGCCTTTACGCAAGCATCACGCCGCTCGTCGCCTACGCCCTCTTCGGCCCGTCGCAGCGCCTGATCGTCGGGCCGGACGCGGCGACCATGACAGTGCTGGCCGCGGTGCTCACCACGGTCTACGCCACGCCCGGCGTG
Protein-coding sequences here:
- a CDS encoding helix-turn-helix domain-containing protein, coding for MHSPVLAPSGRQISGVAVRLRDQGEVESRPLSSFLDGESIYSSGETAGQAYRVEYGAVRVYRVLANGRRQILAFYFGGSWFGLQNECRHRSTAEAIGSTGVKSINLQKNPHVWQGLLPAVLENFLSSQEHQLVIGRQSAVERVAAFLLEMSQRSGPSHRFELFMPRVDIADYLGLTIETVSRSLTKLKNKGIIKLHGARGIEIVEYGMLERLCL
- a CDS encoding gluconokinase; its protein translation is MSTAASPHLSDIPQRMVLMGVAGCGKSSVGAALATRLGAVYFDGDDLHPAANIAKMSQGIPLQDEDRWPWLTRVGEALAAGTGPTIIGCSALKRAYRQHIENTAGGPVTFIHLAGTVEVIERRMKERQGHFMPAALLASQFAALEPPGPDENAISVDIDQPLEAVVEAIAAQLGGLRE
- a CDS encoding NAD(P)-dependent oxidoreductase, whose product is MTNRVALIGAGAMGGAIGTRLVETSNQLTVFDLDRAKVQELVDKGARAAASAAEAAAASDTVILSLNSAKIVHIAVFGETGVAKGAKAGTLIIDMSSIDPEATKALAAEAAEHGLRWVDSPLSGGAPKALVGQLTLMAGGREEDVADAHQVLKHVASNYTHMGPSGAGQTTKLINQVLCGLNFLAVAEATQLALDAGVDAAKIPQALKGGRADSAILQEYMPRFVARDYRRTGRIDNMVKDLNGAQDLARRTNTAMPLTATCAEVHRMLTAAGLGGEDQAALMEYFRGPNKEIVE
- a CDS encoding oxidoreductase codes for the protein MKTERGIALVTGASSGIGLVTAQALRRDGYHVFGTSRKPMPGTSDGITMLVCDVTDDASVERVVDEVLNRAGRIDLLVNNAGIGLLGGAEESTTTQAKAVFDVNVFGTMRMTNAVLPLMRRQRSGRIVNLSSILGLIPAPYNALYASTKHAIEGYTESLDHEVRTQGIRVVLVEPGVTRTSFEENITRPDRPLAVYDKARAGAERLMREIVAKGDEPEVVARAVVKAANAASPKRRYTAGKAAGQVRFMRRFLPESFVDKSLRKFNRLPD
- a CDS encoding AI-2E family transporter, with product MDVDPSRVNPVSDDMVGRSSVEAKITEIARIGIIGLFAYWSLTLIAPFAVILVWAAILCVALYPAYSAISAMLGDWPRLAAGLITMVCLVIIVGPLAAIALSFAEGVQALLARLDDGALQLPVPPESVRNWPLVGERIHAAWSMTAGNLETVLRQFEPSLLHAGSKVLGKIASLGVDLLGFVISVLVAGLLFRSGERLAEMAEGFASRMGGDRGIGFVRLAAATIRNVARGVIGVALLQAFLCALVLSLFDVPAPGAIAFVVLILCIVQIGPALVLLPVMTWAWLEMDFGRAILLTLLLMPLLIIDNVMKPILVARGLSTPTLVILLGVLGGTLSYGLIGLFLGPIILSVFYDLVMMWMHPDSAAGKPLPESSRLSSVTRN
- a CDS encoding NADP-dependent oxidoreductase yields the protein MKSFLIDRYTKGGALRFGEGPEPELRDNDVMVEIHAAGVNPLDNKIRDGEFKLILPYRLPLALGNDVAGIVVRVGAKVRQFKAGDAVYARPAQDRIGTFAEYIAIDEADVAMKPNNLTMEEAASIPLVALTAWQALVERANVQKGHKVLILAGSGGVGTIAIQLAKHLGAYVATTASTANIALVKSLGADVVIDYKNDDFERVLQGYDVVLNSLEKETLEKSLRVLKPGGKLISISGPPDPDFATQNGSGWLLQLVMRLLSFGIRRQSKRRRISYSFLFMTANGGQLGKITSLIEAGVIRPVLDRVFPFERTNEALDYVDTGRAKGKVVVTVK
- a CDS encoding LacI family DNA-binding transcriptional regulator, with the protein product MHNIRKPPTMADVARRTGVSPMTVSRAFKRDSSVSQETREAVLRAAEELGYVFDSTASNLRSQRTDFIAVTIPSINNANFADTVRALSDGVSERGLQILLGYTNYDVSEEERLIEQLLRRKPEAIVVTGGKHTPRARKLLSNAGIPVIETWDLPEEPIGHVVGFSNALAVREMVDHFVSVGYRKIAFIGGDADRDTRGTDRRAGFIAAMKDHGLEAPRLIAAGPPPISMREGANAMGQLLERFPDTEAVICVSDLSAFGALTECQRRGIAVPDKVAIGGFGDYEIGAISVPSLTTINAFASEIGAKTAELILDVLDGKLDRPGRVTIRPDLILRQTSR
- a CDS encoding winged helix-turn-helix transcriptional regulator, which produces MKNFSDQPCLIARSLALVGDAWSMLIMRDAHAGLTRFDDFRKSLGIAPTMLTGRLSALTDEGLLEKRRYSDRPPRDEYVLTEAGRDFLPVLFAIGAWGRKHRGGGDVTRFFDAETGTEIDPITIDRATGAPVGTRPIRIAAPK
- a CDS encoding HlyD family secretion protein, translated to MLEFLICSLLTIFPDFLFRRYVQGKRIGREINLYSMWFELRYGITACVILTVSLITMIFYFHPSTTNVTAVFRTVTILPESNGRVAEVFVGTNEKVASGAPLFRLDNKEQQAALETARRRVAEIDAEMTVAQSELASADGLIAQAEGAYLQALNELETQVELNTRNPNIVARREIERLQVAADGRKGGLAAAVSNKQTLETKIASLLPAQKASAEAALAQAQVELDKTTVRAGVAGTVQQFTLRPGDIVNPMIRSAGILVPEDRRIGLIAGFGQIEAQVMKAGMIAEATCVGKPFTIIPMVVTEVQDVIAAGQYRPTDQLVDVQQLARPGTLTTYLEPLYRGQLAGIPPGSSCIANAYTSNHDELHAPGISTTRWLYLHIVDAVGLVHAAILRLQALLLPVQTLVLTGH